In one Rutidosis leptorrhynchoides isolate AG116_Rl617_1_P2 chromosome 8, CSIRO_AGI_Rlap_v1, whole genome shotgun sequence genomic region, the following are encoded:
- the LOC139862656 gene encoding putative hydrolase C777.06c → MDAVNEIIENGNHDDPDTSALIFLGTGCSSAVPNALCLIQPSDPPCKVCFQSLSTPPERNPNHRCNTSLLIDYSQSAGEHKYILIDVGKTFREQVLRWFTLHKIPQVDSIVLTHEHADAILGLDDIRAVQPFSPMNDIKPTPIYLNQHTMDSLKVKFPYLVQKKLKAGQEVRRVAQLDWQIIENDFKCPFVASGLEIVPLPVMHGEDYICLGFAFGKKNRVAYISDISRFIEETELYITKRGDQQLDLLILDTLYKNNSHNTHFCFPQTLEAIKRLQPKRAYLVGMTHEFDHHKDNEFLKDWSKREGIPLQLAHDGLRIPIQL, encoded by the exons ATGGACGCCGTCAATGAAATAATCGAAAACGGCAATCACGATGATCCAGATACATCAGCATTGATATTTTTAGGTACTGGTTGTTCAAGTGCTGTACCTAACGCACTGTGCTTGATCCAACCGTCTGATCCTCCCTGCAAAGTCTGTTTTCAATCACTATCAACTCCACCTGAACGTAACCCTAATCATAG GTGCAATACATCTCTTTTGATTGATTATAGTCAGAGTGCCGGGGAGCATAAGTACATATTAATTGATGTTGGGAAGACATTTAGGGAGCAAGTACTACGCTGGTTCACTTTACATAAGATTCCTCAAGTTGATTCT ATTGTTTTGACACATGAACATGCAGATGCCATTCTCGGTCTTGATGACATCCGTGCAGTGCAACCATTTAGTCCAATGAACGACATCAAACCTACACCTATTTACCTCAATCAACATACGATGGATAG CTTAAAGGTGAAATTTCCCTACTTGGTTCAGAAAAAGCTCAAGGCTGGTCAGGAAGTTAGACGTGTTGCACAACTTGATTGGCAAATAATTGAGAATGATTTCAAGTGTCCATTTGTTGCATCTGGACTAGAAATTGTACCCTTGCCA GTTATGCATGGGGAGGATTATATATGTTTAGGTTTTGCATTTGGGAAAAAGAACAGAGTAGCTTATATATCTGATATTTCTCGTTTTATTGAAGAAACGGAACTAT ATATTACTAAAAGAGGAGATCAACAGCTGGATCTTCTTATATTGGATACTCTTTATAAG AACAACTCCCATAATACCCACTTTTGCTTTCCCCAG ACACTTGAAGCCATTAAAAGGTTGCAGCCGAAGAGAGCGTATCTAGTTGGTATGACCCATGAATTTGATCACCACAAAGATAATGAGTTCCTTAAGGATTGGTCTAAAAG AGAAGGAATCCCACTACAGCTTGCACACGATGGTTTAAGGATACCTATACAACTTTAA